The following are encoded together in the Dickeya lacustris genome:
- a CDS encoding class I SAM-dependent methyltransferase, with protein sequence MSPQRPILDMCCGSRMFWFDSHDARAVFTDIRREQHTLCDGRSLEINPDIVADFRALPFNNAQFALVVFDPPHLIRAGENGWLRKKYGALNRDTWRDDLRTGFAEAFRVLRPLGVLVFKWNETQIPIREVLALTDQKPAFGHLSGKRSNTHWVCFIKGD encoded by the coding sequence ATGTCACCCCAACGCCCTATTCTTGATATGTGCTGCGGATCAAGGATGTTCTGGTTTGATAGCCACGATGCCCGGGCAGTATTCACAGACATTCGCCGGGAGCAGCACACCCTTTGCGATGGCCGCAGCCTGGAGATAAATCCCGATATTGTCGCCGACTTCCGCGCCCTTCCCTTCAACAATGCGCAATTTGCTCTGGTCGTTTTTGATCCGCCCCATCTGATACGCGCCGGAGAGAATGGCTGGCTGCGCAAAAAGTACGGCGCATTGAACAGGGATACATGGCGTGATGACCTGCGCACTGGATTCGCTGAAGCGTTTCGGGTACTGCGGCCGCTCGGCGTGTTGGTGTTTAAGTGGAATGAAACGCAAATCCCTATCCGTGAAGTGCTGGCACTGACTGACCAAAAACCAGCGTTTGGCCACTTATCTGGTAAGCGCAGCAATACGCATTGGGTTTGTTTTATCAAAGGAGATTAA
- a CDS encoding YqaJ viral recombinase family protein — MKIHPLVQGTDEWAAFRLTHHGASEAAAMLGLSKKTTRSELLRIKHTGTPKEFTNWVRENILDYGHEVEALARPLVEKIIGDDLYPVTCSDEDGGGKLSASCDGLTLLEDTAFEHKQWNTDLAASVSNNVLPDDHMPQCQQIMLVTGAQRVIFTVSDGTPERLVWMEVRPDASWFERIRAGWAQFDRDLAEYILPAPAPTVVAEAVQDLPAVTVQVNGQIEVRENFKIFEVALRDFIENKLIREPQTDQDFADLDLQIKAMKKAEETLNAAESMMLAQIQRVDEAKRQKDMLSRLVRDNRLMAEKLLASEKERRRTEKVVAARQAFADHVTELQREISSVRLDIVVPDFAGAIKGLKTMSSIQDKLDTALANGKIAADQQAADLRTKLAWLDANTADYRALLADLQQLVAKPFDDFKLAVTARIDAHKKAEEARLEAERERIRQEEAARLEAARLEAEQHQQQEQQRPSETESTTTMAPCRIAMSSSKQIEPNEPPALRLEQINDRLAPLSLTVDGLARLGIMHAATDKSAKLYHEHDFSRLCTALLQHIQSVQANAD; from the coding sequence TAGGTCTTTCGAAGAAGACAACACGCTCCGAGCTGCTTCGCATCAAACACACCGGGACGCCTAAAGAATTCACCAACTGGGTAAGGGAAAATATTCTTGACTACGGGCATGAGGTTGAGGCGCTTGCCCGCCCGCTGGTTGAGAAAATCATTGGTGATGACCTCTATCCTGTCACCTGCTCTGACGAAGATGGAGGCGGGAAATTATCGGCATCGTGCGACGGCCTGACACTGCTCGAAGACACTGCATTTGAACACAAGCAGTGGAATACCGATCTGGCCGCTTCTGTGTCTAACAATGTGCTCCCCGACGACCACATGCCGCAGTGCCAGCAAATCATGCTGGTTACGGGCGCGCAGCGCGTCATTTTTACGGTATCTGATGGTACACCTGAGCGCCTGGTCTGGATGGAAGTGCGGCCTGATGCTAGCTGGTTCGAGCGAATTCGGGCTGGCTGGGCTCAGTTCGATCGCGATCTGGCTGAATACATATTGCCTGCCCCGGCTCCGACTGTTGTGGCCGAAGCGGTGCAAGATCTGCCAGCAGTGACTGTGCAAGTTAACGGTCAGATTGAGGTACGAGAGAATTTCAAAATTTTCGAAGTGGCACTACGCGATTTCATCGAAAACAAACTGATCAGAGAGCCACAGACCGATCAGGATTTTGCCGACCTTGATTTGCAAATCAAGGCCATGAAAAAGGCAGAAGAAACACTGAATGCCGCCGAGTCGATGATGCTGGCGCAAATTCAGCGTGTTGATGAGGCAAAGCGCCAGAAAGATATGCTGTCCAGGCTGGTGCGCGACAATCGGCTCATGGCCGAGAAACTGCTGGCCAGTGAGAAAGAACGCCGGCGCACGGAGAAAGTCGTCGCGGCACGTCAGGCATTTGCCGATCACGTCACCGAGCTACAGCGCGAAATTAGCAGTGTCCGCCTTGATATTGTCGTGCCGGATTTTGCAGGCGCGATCAAGGGACTGAAAACCATGTCCAGCATTCAGGACAAGTTAGACACCGCACTGGCGAATGGCAAAATCGCGGCTGACCAACAGGCCGCCGACCTGCGCACGAAGCTGGCATGGCTGGATGCCAACACCGCCGACTATCGCGCGCTACTGGCTGACCTGCAACAACTGGTTGCCAAGCCATTTGATGACTTCAAATTGGCAGTAACAGCGCGCATTGATGCACACAAGAAAGCGGAGGAAGCCCGACTGGAAGCGGAACGTGAGCGCATCCGCCAAGAGGAAGCGGCGCGACTGGAAGCGGCGCGACTGGAAGCGGAACAACACCAGCAGCAGGAACAGCAGCGCCCCAGCGAAACGGAAAGCACGACAACCATGGCGCCGTGTCGCATAGCAATGAGCAGCAGCAAGCAGATTGAGCCGAATGAACCACCTGCGTTGCGTCTGGAGCAAATCAACGACCGTCTGGCACCACTCTCTCTGACTGTTGATGGTCTGGCGCGTCTTGGCATCATGCATGCCGCTACGGACAAATCCGCAAAACTGTATCACGAGCACGATTTTTCACGCCTCTGCACTGCATTGCTGCAACACATCCAGTCAGTTCAGGCTAACGCCGACTAA